The following coding sequences lie in one Kribbella sp. NBC_00709 genomic window:
- a CDS encoding helix-turn-helix transcriptional regulator: MTDVLAAFVDVLADALDDHGATAADLATRAGLSRSHFDRMVAAAAGERPGALRRRILLERSAYRLLTGPGHILDVAVEAGYGSHEAFTRAFGRAYGVPPAQWRGRPDRIRLDAPSGIHFHPPNGLRVAARDEVSSMDLVRTMVDHHVWLLGEMLGQAATLADEQLDRPIEISVEGIDDSPTLRSMLSRLVGQLGMWHANLVGQEYDFSVEQGESVQSMRRRLAEVGPAFAAEVGDLCSANRLDELIVCPGENVEVYAAGAMIAHVLTFGSYRRTLVAGALHDAGCADLDSGDPIRWIS; encoded by the coding sequence ATGACCGACGTGCTCGCCGCCTTCGTCGACGTGTTGGCCGACGCGCTGGACGATCACGGCGCGACCGCGGCCGACCTGGCGACGCGCGCCGGGCTGTCCCGGTCGCACTTCGACCGGATGGTCGCGGCCGCGGCGGGCGAGCGGCCCGGGGCGCTGCGACGGCGGATCCTGCTCGAGCGGTCGGCGTACCGGTTGCTGACCGGGCCCGGGCACATCCTCGACGTCGCGGTCGAGGCCGGGTACGGGTCGCACGAGGCGTTCACGCGCGCCTTCGGCCGGGCGTACGGCGTACCGCCGGCGCAGTGGCGTGGCCGGCCGGACCGGATCCGGCTCGACGCGCCGAGTGGCATCCACTTCCACCCGCCGAACGGTCTGCGGGTGGCGGCCAGGGACGAGGTGAGTTCGATGGATCTGGTGCGGACGATGGTTGACCATCACGTCTGGCTGCTCGGCGAGATGCTCGGGCAGGCGGCGACGCTGGCCGACGAGCAGCTCGACCGGCCGATCGAGATCTCGGTCGAGGGGATCGACGACAGCCCGACGCTGCGCTCGATGCTGTCCCGGCTGGTCGGTCAGCTCGGGATGTGGCACGCGAACCTGGTCGGCCAGGAGTACGACTTCTCTGTAGAACAAGGGGAAAGCGTGCAGAGCATGCGGCGCCGACTGGCCGAAGTCGGGCCGGCGTTCGCAGCAGAAGTCGGCGACCTGTGCAGCGCGAATCGGTTGGACGAACTGATCGTGTGCCCTGGCGAGAACGTCGAGGTGTACGCGGCCGGCGCGATGATCGCGCACGTGCTCACGTTCGGGTCGTACCGCCGTACGCTCGTCGCCGGGGCGTTGCACGACGCCGGGTGTGCGGACCTGGACAGTGGCGATCCGATTCGGTGGATCAGCTGA
- a CDS encoding OFA family MFS transporter has product MAVLSILDREHTIAPPGYSRWLIPPAALAVHLCIGQAYATSVYKTSMVKHFDSSQTAVGVVFSIAIVMLGLSAAIGGTWVERNGPRKAMFVAACFWATGFLVGALGIGTGQLWLVYLGYGVIGGIGLGIGYISPVSTLIKWFPDRPGLATGLAIMGFGGGALVASPLSRQLLGLYDSSYDPNVSTSVAGGSALVGLFVTLGIGYFVIMMFGVFNIRVPAEGWKPDGFDPRTVQQKALVTTANVSAANAIKTPQFWFLWVVLFCNVTAGIGILEQASPMIQDFFRGDGGKSSVAVAAAAGFVGLLSIFNMAGRFGWSTTSDLIGRKPIYAMYLGVGIIAYALLATVGHTSTVVFVLLAAIIISFYGGGFAAVPAYLRDLFGTYQVGAIHGRLLTAWSAAGIAGPLIINGFLDHEGKPGTLTVSAYRPALFTMVGVLAVGFVANLLIRSVSERFHETSESTAEATR; this is encoded by the coding sequence ATGGCAGTCTTGTCGATACTCGATCGGGAGCACACCATCGCCCCGCCGGGGTACAGCCGCTGGCTGATCCCGCCGGCCGCGCTGGCCGTTCACCTCTGCATCGGGCAGGCGTACGCGACCAGCGTCTACAAGACCTCGATGGTGAAGCACTTCGACAGCAGTCAGACCGCGGTCGGCGTGGTGTTCAGCATCGCGATCGTGATGCTCGGCCTGTCCGCCGCGATCGGCGGTACCTGGGTCGAACGCAACGGCCCACGGAAGGCGATGTTCGTCGCCGCCTGTTTCTGGGCCACCGGCTTCCTGGTCGGTGCCCTCGGCATCGGCACCGGCCAGCTCTGGCTGGTCTATCTCGGGTACGGCGTGATCGGCGGCATCGGTCTCGGCATCGGCTACATCTCGCCGGTGTCCACGCTGATCAAGTGGTTCCCGGACCGCCCGGGTCTCGCCACCGGTCTGGCGATCATGGGCTTCGGCGGCGGCGCACTCGTCGCGAGCCCGCTGTCGCGCCAGCTGCTCGGCCTGTACGACTCCAGCTACGACCCGAACGTCAGTACGTCGGTCGCGGGCGGCAGCGCCCTGGTGGGGCTGTTCGTCACGTTGGGCATCGGCTACTTCGTCATCATGATGTTCGGTGTCTTCAACATCCGCGTCCCCGCCGAGGGCTGGAAACCGGACGGGTTCGACCCGAGAACCGTGCAGCAGAAGGCACTTGTCACCACCGCGAACGTGTCGGCGGCGAACGCGATCAAGACCCCGCAGTTCTGGTTCCTCTGGGTCGTGCTGTTCTGCAACGTGACCGCGGGCATCGGCATCCTCGAGCAGGCGAGCCCGATGATCCAGGACTTCTTCCGTGGTGACGGCGGCAAGTCGAGTGTCGCGGTCGCGGCGGCGGCCGGGTTCGTCGGGCTGCTGTCGATCTTCAACATGGCCGGCCGGTTCGGCTGGTCGACGACGTCGGACCTGATCGGCCGCAAACCGATCTACGCGATGTACCTCGGCGTCGGGATCATCGCGTACGCCCTGCTCGCCACGGTCGGCCACACCAGCACGGTGGTCTTCGTCCTGCTCGCCGCGATCATCATCTCGTTCTACGGCGGCGGGTTCGCGGCGGTTCCGGCGTACCTGCGGGATCTGTTCGGGACGTACCAGGTCGGTGCCATCCACGGGCGGCTGCTGACCGCGTGGTCGGCGGCCGGGATCGCGGGGCCGCTGATCATCAACGGGTTCCTCGACCACGAAGGCAAACCGGGCACGTTGACCGTGTCGGCGTACCGGCCGGCGCTGTTCACGATGGTCGGGGTGCTGGCGGTCGGGTTCGTCGCCAACCTCTTGATCCGTTCGGTGTCCGAGCGATTCCACGAAACGTCCGAGTCGACGGCGGAGGCAACCCGATGA
- a CDS encoding phosphoenolpyruvate carboxylase: MSETGSETRTRARFEVPEELRADVRLLGEILGKVLVEYAGQPLLDDVEKLRELTIAGDGAAAEELVASWPHERAEDVARAFTCYFHLTNLSEELHRARVLRERDRAGSEAVVSELAQAVEQISRDSGEQQARALLNGLEFRPVLTAHPTEARRRAVLATIRRISSLLDERHDPRAGDSDLAENRRRLVEQVDVLWRTSQLRTSRPSPLDEVRSAMAVFEETLFDVVGNVYRRLDDALAGDAAGTRTPVVAPFVHLGSWIGGDRDGNPNVTAAITREAMQIQADHVLRALEQATEVLGRALTLDAGTTPPSAPVRRILEDARAVNPELIADIESRSPSEPHRQLLLLAARRLAATRARDADFGYPRAADYLHELKVLQDSLVTAGAPRQAYGELQQLIWQVQSFGFHLAELEIRQHSSVHAKALEEVLGGGELSDQTEEVLATIRVIGQIQQRFGPEACRRYVVSFTRNAGDLAAVYELADAALDGRPIELDVVPLFETGEDLQNSVEVLDNAIQLTRVRHRLTANDRRFEVMLGYSDSAKDVGPVSATLALYDAQARITAWAQRNAIRLTLFHGRGGALGRGGGPANRAVLAQAPGSVAGRFKLTEQGEAIPARYGNAAIAQRHIEQVTAATLLASTPAIEERATAAAERFSVMEKTLDEAARTAYHGLVKADGFAEWFGRVTPLEELGQLPLGSRPARRGVAVSSLEDLRAIPWVFAWSQARVNAPGWYGLGTALAAVGDVALLQDANQNWPLFQVMLENAEMSLAKTDRRILSRYLELGDRPELTRQMLDEHALTTEWVLKVLDQERLLKGRRVLGRAVELRNPYVDALSYLQLRALRTLRTDDSLDEEQIVRTRRLLLLTVSGVAAGLQNTG, from the coding sequence GTGAGCGAGACCGGAAGTGAGACCCGTACCCGCGCGCGGTTCGAGGTGCCTGAAGAACTCAGGGCCGACGTCCGCCTGCTCGGCGAGATCCTCGGCAAGGTTCTGGTCGAGTACGCCGGTCAGCCGCTGCTCGACGACGTCGAGAAACTACGCGAGCTGACCATTGCCGGCGACGGCGCCGCGGCCGAGGAACTGGTGGCGTCGTGGCCGCACGAGCGCGCCGAGGATGTGGCCAGGGCTTTCACCTGCTACTTCCACCTGACCAACCTCAGCGAGGAACTGCACCGCGCCCGCGTACTGCGGGAGCGCGACCGGGCCGGCAGCGAGGCCGTGGTGTCCGAGCTGGCCCAGGCCGTCGAGCAGATCTCCCGCGACAGCGGCGAGCAGCAGGCCCGCGCCCTGCTGAACGGACTGGAGTTCCGCCCCGTACTGACCGCGCACCCGACCGAGGCCCGGCGCCGCGCCGTACTGGCGACGATCCGGCGGATCTCGTCGCTGCTGGACGAGCGCCACGACCCACGGGCCGGCGACAGCGACCTGGCGGAGAACCGCCGTCGTCTGGTCGAGCAGGTCGACGTCCTGTGGCGTACGTCGCAGCTCCGCACCAGCCGGCCCTCTCCGCTGGACGAGGTGCGGTCCGCGATGGCTGTCTTCGAAGAGACCCTGTTCGATGTCGTGGGCAACGTCTACCGCCGCCTCGACGACGCGCTGGCCGGTGACGCGGCCGGGACGCGTACACCGGTGGTGGCGCCCTTCGTGCACCTGGGGTCGTGGATCGGCGGCGACCGCGACGGCAACCCGAACGTCACTGCCGCGATCACCCGCGAGGCCATGCAGATCCAGGCCGACCACGTGCTCCGCGCGCTGGAGCAGGCCACCGAAGTACTGGGCCGCGCACTGACCCTGGACGCCGGGACCACTCCGCCGTCCGCTCCGGTCCGTCGCATCCTGGAGGACGCCCGAGCGGTCAACCCCGAGCTGATCGCGGACATCGAGAGCCGTTCACCGTCCGAACCGCACCGGCAGCTGCTGTTGCTGGCGGCGCGCCGTCTGGCCGCGACGCGCGCTCGCGACGCCGACTTCGGTTACCCGCGGGCCGCGGACTACCTGCACGAGCTCAAGGTGCTGCAGGACTCTCTGGTCACGGCAGGAGCCCCACGCCAGGCGTACGGCGAGTTGCAGCAGCTCATCTGGCAGGTGCAGTCGTTCGGTTTCCACCTGGCCGAGCTGGAGATCCGTCAGCATTCCTCGGTGCACGCCAAGGCTCTGGAAGAGGTCCTGGGCGGCGGTGAGCTGTCCGACCAGACAGAGGAAGTGCTGGCGACAATCCGGGTGATCGGTCAGATCCAGCAGCGCTTCGGCCCCGAAGCCTGCCGTCGGTACGTCGTGTCGTTCACCCGTAACGCCGGCGACCTCGCCGCTGTGTACGAGCTGGCCGACGCCGCGCTGGACGGACGGCCGATCGAGCTGGACGTCGTACCGCTGTTCGAGACCGGCGAGGACCTGCAGAACTCGGTGGAGGTGCTGGACAACGCGATCCAGCTGACGCGGGTCCGTCACCGGCTCACCGCGAACGACCGGCGCTTCGAGGTCATGCTCGGGTACTCCGACTCTGCCAAGGACGTCGGACCGGTGTCGGCGACGCTGGCGCTGTACGACGCACAGGCGCGGATCACCGCCTGGGCGCAGCGCAACGCGATCCGGTTGACCCTGTTCCACGGTCGCGGCGGTGCACTCGGCCGTGGCGGTGGCCCGGCCAACCGCGCCGTACTCGCGCAGGCTCCGGGGTCGGTGGCCGGCCGGTTCAAGCTCACGGAGCAGGGCGAGGCGATCCCGGCGCGGTACGGCAACGCCGCGATCGCGCAGCGGCACATCGAGCAGGTGACCGCGGCGACGTTGCTGGCGTCCACTCCGGCGATCGAGGAGCGGGCCACGGCTGCGGCGGAGCGCTTCTCGGTGATGGAGAAGACGCTCGACGAGGCTGCGCGGACGGCGTACCACGGGCTCGTGAAGGCGGACGGGTTCGCGGAGTGGTTCGGCCGCGTGACTCCGCTGGAGGAGCTGGGGCAGCTGCCGCTCGGGTCGCGGCCGGCGCGCCGCGGTGTGGCGGTGTCGTCGCTGGAGGACCTGCGCGCGATCCCGTGGGTGTTCGCCTGGTCGCAGGCCCGCGTGAACGCCCCCGGTTGGTACGGCCTCGGTACTGCGCTCGCCGCGGTCGGAGACGTCGCACTGCTGCAGGACGCGAACCAGAACTGGCCGCTGTTCCAGGTGATGCTGGAGAACGCGGAGATGTCGCTGGCGAAGACAGACCGACGCATCCTCAGCCGCTACCTGGAGCTGGGTGACCGGCCGGAGCTGACGCGCCAGATGCTCGATGAGCATGCGCTGACGACCGAGTGGGTGCTCAAGGTGCTCGACCAGGAGCGGTTGCTGAAGGGGCGGCGCGTGCTGGGTCGTGCGGTGGAGCTGCGCAACCCGTACGTCGATGCGCTCAGCTACCTGCAGTTGCGGGCGCTCCGGACGCTGCGCACCGATGACTCGCTGGACGAGGAGCAGATCGTCCGCACCCGACGGCTGCTGCTGCTGACCGTTTCGGGTGTCGCTGCCGGCCTGCAGAACACCGGCTGA
- a CDS encoding GNAT family N-acetyltransferase, translating to MSDFEVRAAEAGEFDAVRAVFSAAMMFEVEPNDLAQQLFEPERTLVAVDGEEFIGTTLALTRTLSVPGAVVPAAHVTGVGVRATHRRRGVLSQLMERQLREVPEAIAVLWASEPAIYGRFGYGAAAWGTAYEVDLHRVGPPTGPIRPGELGELTADDALKELPPILGRLQQVRAGVSDRSELRWQKHLEDKPDDRGGRTALRIVVHRDETGSVDGYALWRGKMVWSPTGPAYEVHVEELVAPEPTAYRVLWQHLLTMDLSATLGYGYGAVDEPLLQLVRTPTALDRRVSESLWIRITDVQRALQERRYTVPIDVVLDVTDDLIESNTGRFRLTASATSVSCERTEDPADLTLSITELGATYLGGRSLAEFTTTGRVTEQTPGTLNQATAAFRWPLAPASVEVF from the coding sequence GTGAGCGACTTCGAGGTGCGTGCGGCCGAGGCCGGGGAGTTCGACGCGGTCCGGGCGGTGTTCAGCGCGGCGATGATGTTCGAGGTGGAGCCGAACGATCTCGCCCAGCAGCTGTTCGAGCCGGAGCGGACGTTGGTGGCGGTCGACGGCGAGGAGTTCATCGGGACCACGCTGGCATTGACCCGGACCTTGTCCGTCCCGGGGGCCGTCGTGCCCGCGGCGCATGTGACCGGGGTCGGCGTCCGGGCGACGCATCGGCGGCGCGGGGTGCTGTCCCAGTTGATGGAGCGGCAGCTGCGCGAGGTGCCGGAGGCGATCGCGGTGCTGTGGGCCAGCGAGCCGGCGATCTACGGCCGCTTCGGGTACGGCGCGGCCGCCTGGGGTACGGCGTACGAGGTCGACCTGCACCGGGTCGGTCCGCCGACCGGGCCGATCCGTCCGGGCGAGCTCGGTGAGCTGACCGCGGACGACGCGCTCAAGGAGCTGCCGCCGATCCTGGGCAGGCTGCAACAGGTTCGAGCCGGGGTGTCCGACCGGTCGGAGCTGCGCTGGCAGAAGCACCTGGAGGACAAGCCGGACGATCGCGGCGGGCGGACCGCTCTCCGGATCGTGGTGCATCGCGACGAGACCGGCAGCGTGGACGGGTATGCGCTCTGGCGCGGCAAGATGGTCTGGAGTCCGACCGGCCCGGCGTACGAGGTGCACGTCGAGGAGCTGGTCGCCCCCGAGCCCACGGCGTACCGGGTGCTCTGGCAGCACCTGCTGACGATGGACCTGAGCGCCACGCTCGGCTACGGGTACGGCGCCGTCGACGAGCCGCTCCTGCAACTCGTCCGCACCCCGACCGCCCTCGACCGCCGCGTCAGCGAATCCCTCTGGATCCGCATCACCGACGTCCAACGAGCCCTGCAAGAACGCCGGTACACCGTGCCCATCGACGTCGTACTGGACGTCACCGACGACCTGATCGAGTCCAACACCGGCCGCTTCCGCCTGACCGCCTCCGCGACCTCCGTCTCCTGCGAACGCACCGAAGACCCGGCCGACCTGACCCTCTCGATCACCGAACTAGGCGCCACCTACCTAGGCGGCCGCTCCCTCGCCGAATTCACCACCACCGGCCGAGTCACCGAACAAACCCCCGGCACCCTCAACCAGGCAACCGCAGCCTTCCGCTGGCCGCTGGCCCCCGCCAGCGTCGAGGTGTTCTAG
- a CDS encoding biotin--[acetyl-CoA-carboxylase] ligase, with protein sequence MFSDLDRPPLNEKFLRGRLVRPGALWTQIDVLTDTPSTNAVVAAAAAGGQPEGLVVAAEYQSSGRGRLGRTWTTPPRSALLMSVLLRPVTVEAARWPWLGLLVPLAVAAAVRSVAEVPAQVKWPNDVLVEDRKLAGILLERIEGPAAVVGIGLNVTLRSDEKPHEAATSLELEKAATTDRATVMAAVLRELASRYQSWVDAKGDPGVVLPEYRELSATLGQAVRVELPDGTFLEGVARDLADDGRLIVDTADGPRPLAAGDVTHLRTR encoded by the coding sequence ATGTTCAGCGACCTGGACCGGCCCCCGCTGAACGAGAAGTTCCTGCGGGGGCGCCTGGTGCGTCCCGGTGCGCTGTGGACGCAGATCGACGTACTCACGGACACACCGTCGACCAATGCGGTCGTGGCGGCTGCGGCTGCGGGCGGACAGCCGGAGGGGTTGGTTGTTGCCGCGGAGTACCAGTCGTCCGGTCGCGGGCGGCTGGGGCGGACTTGGACCACACCACCGCGGTCAGCGCTGCTCATGTCTGTTCTGCTGCGTCCGGTGACGGTAGAGGCCGCCCGGTGGCCTTGGCTGGGGCTGCTGGTTCCGCTGGCCGTTGCCGCTGCGGTGCGCTCGGTTGCTGAGGTGCCGGCGCAGGTGAAGTGGCCGAACGACGTACTGGTCGAGGACCGCAAGCTGGCGGGCATCCTGCTCGAGCGGATCGAGGGGCCGGCCGCGGTCGTCGGCATCGGGCTCAACGTGACGCTGCGCTCCGACGAGAAGCCGCACGAGGCGGCGACCTCGCTGGAGTTGGAGAAGGCAGCAACGACCGATCGCGCCACCGTCATGGCCGCTGTCCTCCGCGAGCTCGCCTCCCGCTACCAGTCCTGGGTCGACGCCAAGGGTGATCCCGGCGTCGTGCTACCGGAGTACCGCGAATTGTCCGCGACGCTCGGTCAGGCGGTGCGGGTGGAACTGCCGGACGGCACGTTCCTGGAAGGCGTAGCGCGCGACCTGGCCGACGACGGCCGGCTCATCGTGGACACCGCCGATGGTCCGAGACCGTTGGCGGCGGGGGACGTCACTCACCTGCGGACCCGATAG
- a CDS encoding MFS transporter small subunit codes for MNQTPRLVISWLLVAVLLGYGVIETLITAVKIFTE; via the coding sequence ATGAACCAGACCCCACGCCTGGTGATCTCCTGGCTCCTCGTCGCCGTCCTGCTCGGGTACGGGGTCATCGAAACCCTGATCACCGCGGTCAAGATCTTCACCGAGTAA
- a CDS encoding MOSC domain-containing protein, with product MGARVVAVNVVYEVIRGPTRWTAIDKRPVRGAVEVGELGLIGDRQCDTRYHGGPDKALYAYAEEDAAWWSVELERDIPPGLFGENLTTCGLDITGAVIGERWRIGGPKHGILVEVRSPRTPCGNLSGRMGIHRFHHRFAKTGRVGAYLKVLETGSVCAGNRIVVVHRPDHGRTIGSAGE from the coding sequence ATGGGCGCGCGGGTGGTGGCGGTCAACGTTGTGTACGAGGTGATTCGTGGGCCGACTCGGTGGACGGCGATCGACAAGCGGCCGGTGCGTGGTGCGGTCGAGGTCGGGGAGCTCGGGCTGATCGGTGATCGGCAGTGCGACACGCGGTACCACGGCGGGCCGGACAAGGCGCTCTACGCGTACGCCGAGGAGGATGCGGCCTGGTGGTCCGTCGAATTGGAGCGGGACATACCGCCGGGGTTGTTCGGCGAGAACCTGACGACGTGTGGCTTGGACATCACCGGGGCGGTGATCGGTGAGCGGTGGCGGATCGGCGGGCCGAAGCACGGGATCCTGGTCGAGGTACGGTCGCCGCGCACGCCGTGCGGGAATCTGTCGGGGCGGATGGGGATCCACCGGTTCCATCACCGGTTCGCGAAGACCGGTCGGGTCGGGGCTTACTTGAAGGTGCTGGAGACAGGTTCCGTATGTGCGGGCAACCGCATCGTCGTGGTCCACCGCCCCGACCACGGACGCACTATCGGGTCCGCAGGTGAGTGA
- a CDS encoding PH domain-containing protein, with protein sequence MAISAKLLGEDEYVVVSTRTHWKALIGPVLLLLVVAGAGGFLAAIVPTGSLQTPARIAILAVGVVVLAAFALKPFLNWFFSTYTITNRRLITRHGILTRTGRDIPLMRINDVSYEHGLIDRILGCGTLHIESAGERGQVVLPDVPHVEHVHLQMSDLLFGGPEGKPGDGILESEDPPEHMRRRPQQQPQQQPPSRTEDGETLFSSDDDR encoded by the coding sequence ATGGCGATCTCGGCGAAGTTGTTGGGTGAGGACGAGTACGTCGTCGTCAGCACCCGGACGCACTGGAAGGCGCTGATCGGGCCGGTGCTCCTGCTGCTGGTGGTGGCGGGCGCGGGTGGTTTCCTGGCCGCGATCGTGCCGACCGGCTCGTTGCAGACCCCGGCCCGGATCGCGATCCTCGCGGTCGGCGTGGTGGTCCTGGCGGCGTTCGCGCTGAAGCCGTTCCTGAACTGGTTCTTCTCGACGTACACGATCACCAACCGGCGGCTGATCACCCGGCACGGCATCCTCACCCGGACCGGCCGGGACATCCCGCTCATGCGGATCAACGACGTCTCCTACGAGCACGGCCTGATCGACCGCATCCTCGGCTGCGGCACCCTGCACATCGAGTCCGCCGGCGAACGCGGCCAGGTCGTCCTCCCCGACGTACCGCACGTCGAGCACGTCCACCTGCAGATGTCCGACCTGCTCTTCGGCGGCCCCGAAGGCAAACCCGGCGACGGCATCCTCGAGAGCGAGGACCCCCCGGAACACATGCGCCGCCGCCCCCAGCAACAACCCCAACAGCAACCACCGTCCCGAACCGAAGACGGCGAAACCCTCTTCAGCTCAGACGACGACCGCTAG